A part of Streptomyces sp. NBC_00557 genomic DNA contains:
- a CDS encoding class I SAM-dependent methyltransferase yields MPQTTAAHDSAPTELWNPHTYDALRRQLIPSFDLLYDSAVAAVALSVGPAPRVLDLGAGTGLLSAALRDRLPRADLLLQDRSERMLAQARQRFSADDLVSVRVADHLDALPAGPFDAVVSALSIHHLTHEQKRDLFFRIREILRPGGIFVNVEQLLAPTPALEKMYDQQHEAHVHASGTPAEEWAAGRERMKHDIPIDVDTQLRWLREAGFGTVDCLAKDWRFATYAGWNEK; encoded by the coding sequence ATGCCGCAGACAACGGCCGCCCACGATTCCGCACCCACCGAACTGTGGAATCCGCACACCTACGACGCGCTGCGCCGGCAGCTCATCCCGTCCTTCGACCTCCTCTACGACAGCGCGGTCGCCGCCGTGGCCCTGTCGGTCGGCCCCGCCCCCCGCGTGCTGGACCTGGGCGCCGGCACCGGACTGCTCAGCGCCGCCCTGCGCGACCGCCTCCCCCGGGCCGACCTGCTGCTCCAGGACCGCTCGGAGCGCATGCTCGCCCAGGCGCGACAGCGGTTCTCCGCCGACGACCTGGTGTCGGTGCGGGTCGCCGACCACCTCGACGCACTGCCCGCCGGACCGTTCGACGCCGTGGTCTCCGCGCTCTCCATCCACCACCTGACCCACGAACAAAAGCGGGACCTCTTCTTCCGTATCCGCGAAATCCTCCGCCCGGGCGGGATATTCGTGAACGTCGAGCAGCTCCTGGCGCCGACGCCCGCCCTGGAGAAGATGTACGACCAGCAGCACGAGGCCCATGTGCACGCCTCCGGAACACCCGCCGAGGAATGGGCCGCCGGCCGCGAGCGCATGAAACACGACATTCCCATCGACGTCGACACCCAGCTCCGCTGGCTGCGCGAAGCGGGCTTCGGCACCGTCGACTGCCTCGCCAAGGACTGGCGCTTCGCCACCTACGCGGGCTGGAACGAGAAGTGA
- a CDS encoding LysR family transcriptional regulator, whose translation MYRNLDVGQLRTLVTIVRTGGFRRAAKALSLTQPAVSQHIRRLEAVLGGPVFASTGRRLELTDAGRELYHYACRLVALNDEAADRISAAEHPARVDIGVSPYLEGALPEFLAALVELMPRIRPTVHTGLSDPLAARVTAGELDLALVLRPARDPGSRPVGAVPLAWYGSLPSPASGSVPIALCGEPCSLRRHVLAALTAQERPWHLAYEGPDVPGLRAAVAAGLGLTCLPAHSPDSATAPRPLPETLPPLPAPDPVPMSLAVAPATGAALADAAFFAARRTLRPYLTTDPPSAARPPLPAAATS comes from the coding sequence GTGTATCGCAACCTGGATGTCGGTCAGCTCCGCACGCTGGTGACCATCGTGCGCACGGGGGGTTTCCGGCGGGCCGCCAAGGCCCTGTCCCTCACCCAGCCGGCCGTGAGCCAGCACATACGGCGCCTGGAGGCCGTACTGGGCGGCCCGGTCTTCGCCAGCACCGGCCGTCGGCTCGAACTCACCGACGCCGGACGGGAGTTGTACCACTACGCCTGCCGGCTGGTCGCGCTCAACGACGAGGCCGCCGACCGGATCAGCGCGGCGGAGCACCCGGCCCGCGTGGACATCGGCGTCTCCCCCTACCTGGAGGGCGCCCTTCCCGAATTCCTCGCCGCGCTCGTGGAGTTGATGCCGCGGATCCGCCCGACCGTGCACACCGGCCTGAGCGATCCGCTGGCCGCCCGGGTGACCGCCGGGGAGCTCGACCTCGCCCTGGTGCTGCGGCCGGCCCGCGATCCCGGGTCCCGTCCGGTCGGCGCGGTGCCGCTCGCCTGGTACGGCAGCCTGCCCTCCCCCGCCTCCGGTTCCGTGCCGATCGCCCTGTGCGGCGAGCCGTGCAGCCTGCGCCGGCACGTCCTGGCCGCGCTCACCGCCCAGGAACGGCCCTGGCACCTGGCCTACGAGGGCCCCGACGTCCCCGGACTGCGCGCCGCGGTCGCCGCCGGCCTGGGCCTGACCTGTCTGCCCGCGCACAGCCCCGACTCGGCGACCGCGCCCCGGCCGCTCCCCGAGACCCTGCCGCCGCTGCCCGCCCCGGACCCGGTCCCGATGTCCCTCGCCGTCGCACCGGCCACCGGCGCCGCCCTCGCGGACGCGGCCTTCTTCGCCGCCCGCCGCACCCTGCGCCCGTACCTCACCACCGACCCGCCCTCCGCAGCCCGCCCGCCCCTGCCGGCAGCCGCCACGAGCTGA
- a CDS encoding SDR family oxidoreductase, which translates to MEIRGSTALVTGANRGIGHAFARALIARGAAKVYAGVRDPASVTDEDLSPLRLDVTVPDEVAAAAATARDVTIVINNAGVGGFETGLLSGSFDGARQAMETNYFGTWAVSRAFAPVLARNGGGALINMLSVASWASRPDFPGYAASKAAQWSLTGALREGLREQGTLVIGVHAGFVETDLSSFTDAPKASAEDVAEQTMEALANDRAEVLTDERTRQVKHALSQPVER; encoded by the coding sequence ATGGAGATCAGAGGATCGACCGCCCTGGTGACGGGCGCCAATCGCGGCATCGGCCACGCGTTCGCCCGCGCACTGATCGCGCGGGGAGCAGCGAAGGTCTACGCAGGCGTCCGCGACCCGGCGAGCGTGACCGACGAGGACCTCAGTCCGCTGCGTCTGGACGTCACCGTGCCCGATGAGGTCGCCGCGGCGGCCGCGACCGCCCGTGATGTCACCATCGTGATCAACAACGCGGGCGTCGGAGGATTCGAGACCGGGCTGCTGAGCGGTTCCTTCGACGGCGCACGCCAGGCGATGGAGACCAACTACTTCGGCACCTGGGCCGTCTCCCGGGCCTTCGCTCCGGTACTGGCGCGCAACGGCGGCGGCGCACTGATCAACATGCTGTCGGTCGCCTCCTGGGCCTCCCGGCCGGACTTTCCCGGGTACGCGGCCTCCAAGGCGGCCCAGTGGTCCTTGACGGGCGCGCTGCGGGAAGGCCTGCGCGAGCAGGGAACCCTCGTGATCGGAGTCCACGCCGGTTTCGTGGAGACGGATCTCAGCTCCTTCACGGACGCACCGAAGGCGAGTGCGGAAGACGTCGCGGAGCAGACCATGGAGGCCCTGGCGAACGACCGGGCCGAAGTCCTCACCGACGAGCGCACCCGGCAGGTCAAGCATGCTCTGTCGCAACCGGTCGAACGGTGA
- a CDS encoding SDR family oxidoreductase — protein MTVEPPAGYGSRDQALHGQTLVVIGGSAGIGLATARLARTQGAGVVLTGRSPERLHTAAKEADALSTAAFDAHDPVQLERFFQQLPGPIDHVMVTAGGPSYGRLLDMDADQARRAISDHMVLALEVARHCAGTVRPGGTLLLMGGTGARRVRAALGVAPAVTAATPAFTASLALELAPVRVNLIAAGFVDTPLSARLLGDGLEARREELRAMLPIGRVVVPEDVAALAVHIMTNTALTGATFDVDGGQQLVG, from the coding sequence ATGACGGTTGAGCCGCCTGCGGGGTACGGATCCCGCGACCAGGCCCTGCACGGGCAGACCCTCGTCGTCATCGGCGGGAGCGCGGGCATCGGGCTGGCGACCGCACGGCTCGCCCGTACCCAGGGCGCCGGCGTGGTCCTCACCGGCCGGAGCCCTGAACGGCTGCACACCGCTGCCAAGGAGGCAGACGCCCTCAGCACCGCGGCCTTCGACGCCCATGACCCGGTGCAGCTCGAACGGTTCTTCCAGCAGCTGCCGGGGCCGATCGACCACGTGATGGTCACCGCGGGTGGCCCGTCCTACGGGCGCCTCCTGGACATGGACGCCGATCAGGCGCGCCGGGCGATCAGCGACCACATGGTGCTCGCCCTCGAGGTCGCGCGGCACTGCGCCGGCACCGTACGGCCGGGCGGCACGCTGCTGCTCATGGGCGGCACGGGAGCCCGCCGCGTCCGGGCCGCCCTCGGTGTCGCCCCCGCGGTCACCGCCGCGACGCCCGCGTTCACGGCCAGTCTCGCTCTCGAGCTCGCACCGGTCCGGGTGAACCTGATCGCCGCCGGCTTCGTGGACACGCCGTTGTCGGCCCGGCTCCTCGGCGACGGACTCGAGGCCCGCCGCGAGGAGCTGCGCGCCATGCTGCCGATCGGCCGCGTCGTCGTACCCGAGGACGTGGCGGCTCTCGCCGTGCACATCATGACCAACACCGCGCTCACCGGTGCGACCTTCGACGTCGACGGAGGCCAGCAACTCGTCGGCTGA
- a CDS encoding class I SAM-dependent RNA methyltransferase: protein MQAEEKKSLVGAEYEVEIGPVAHGGHCIARTAEGQVLFVRHALPGERVVARVTEGEEGARFLRADAVRILDASKDRIEAPCPFAGPGRCGGCDWQHAKPGAQRRLKAEVIAEQLQRLAGLTPEEAGWDGTVVPAEGDKLPAGQVPQWRTRVQYAVDAEGHAGLRRHRSHEIERIDHCMIAAQGVSELGIERRDWTGMESVEAIAATGSQDRQVILTPRPGARLPLVELDKPVSVLRVDEKTGGVHRVHGRPFVRERADGRTHRVGGGGFWQVHPKAADTLVTAVMQGLLPRKGETALDLYCGVGLFAGALADRLGEKGAVLGIESGKRAVEDARHNLADFPRVRIEQGKVESVLPRTGITEVDLIVLDPPRAGAGRTTVAHLASLGARRIAYVACDPAALARDLAYFREGGYRVRTLRAFDLFPMTHHVECVAILEPAAKGL, encoded by the coding sequence ATGCAGGCAGAAGAGAAGAAGTCGCTGGTCGGGGCGGAGTACGAGGTCGAGATCGGCCCGGTCGCCCACGGCGGGCACTGCATCGCGCGCACGGCCGAGGGCCAGGTGCTCTTCGTCCGGCACGCACTGCCCGGCGAGCGGGTGGTGGCCCGGGTGACCGAGGGCGAGGAGGGCGCCCGCTTCCTGCGCGCGGACGCCGTACGGATCCTCGATGCCTCCAAGGACCGCATCGAGGCCCCCTGCCCCTTCGCCGGGCCGGGCCGCTGCGGCGGCTGCGACTGGCAGCACGCCAAGCCGGGCGCCCAGCGCCGCCTGAAGGCCGAGGTGATCGCCGAACAGCTCCAGCGGCTGGCCGGCCTCACCCCCGAGGAGGCGGGCTGGGACGGCACGGTGGTCCCGGCCGAGGGCGACAAGCTGCCCGCCGGGCAGGTGCCGCAGTGGCGCACCCGCGTCCAGTACGCCGTCGACGCCGAGGGCCACGCGGGCCTGCGCCGCCACCGCTCGCACGAGATCGAGCGCATCGACCACTGCATGATCGCGGCGCAGGGCGTCAGCGAGCTGGGCATCGAGCGGCGGGACTGGACCGGCATGGAGTCGGTCGAGGCCATCGCGGCCACCGGCTCCCAGGACCGCCAGGTGATCCTGACCCCGCGGCCCGGCGCCCGCCTGCCGCTGGTGGAGCTGGACAAGCCGGTCTCGGTCCTCCGCGTCGACGAGAAGACCGGCGGGGTGCACCGCGTCCACGGCCGCCCCTTCGTCCGCGAACGCGCCGACGGCCGTACCCACCGGGTCGGAGGCGGCGGCTTCTGGCAGGTCCACCCGAAGGCCGCGGACACCCTGGTGACGGCGGTCATGCAGGGCCTGCTGCCGCGCAAGGGCGAGACGGCCCTCGACCTGTACTGCGGAGTGGGCCTGTTCGCGGGCGCGCTGGCCGACCGGCTGGGTGAGAAGGGCGCGGTCCTCGGCATCGAGTCCGGCAAGCGGGCGGTGGAGGACGCGCGGCACAACCTCGCCGACTTCCCGCGGGTCCGCATCGAGCAGGGCAAGGTCGAGTCGGTCCTCCCGCGCACCGGCATCACCGAGGTCGACCTGATCGTCCTCGACCCGCCCCGCGCCGGCGCCGGCCGCACCACGGTCGCCCACCTCGCCTCCCTGGGCGCCCGCCGCATCGCCTACGTGGCCTGCGACCCCGCCGCCCTGGCCCGCGACCTGGCGTACTTCCGCGAGGGCGGGTACCGGGTGCGGACGCTGCGGGCGTTCGATCTGTTTCCGATGACGCATCACGTGGAGTGCGTGGCGATTTTGGAGCCGGCCGCGAAGGGCCTGTGA
- a CDS encoding APC family permease gives MSKLTDVPKRILIGRALRSDRLGETLLPKRIALPVFASDPLSSVAYAPGEVLLVLSIAGVSAYHFSPWIAVAVVVLMFTVVASYRQNVHAYPSGGGDYEVATTNLGDKAGLTVASALLVDYVMTVAVSIASGIENLGSALPFVVQHKVLCAVAVIVLLTLMNLRGVKESGKLFAIPTYVFVGGVFVMIAWGLVRALVLGDTMRAPSADYHIRAEHQGLAGFALVFLLLRAFSSGCAALTGVEAISNGVPAFRKPKSKNAATTLALMGLLAVTMFCGIIGFAVSTKVRMAENPATDLINHGHALGSGYVQNPVISQVAEAVFGKGSFLFVVLAAATALVLFLAANTAYNGFPLLGSILAQDRYLPRQLHTRGDRLAFSNGIVLLAGAAALLTVLYGADSTRLIQLYIVGVFVSFTLSQTGMVRHWNRHLAVEQDQSKRRHMMRSRAINAFGACLTGLVLVVVLVTKFTHGAWVAVLGMCIFYATMTGIRKHYDRVAEELAAPDDPADDMVRPSRVHSVVLISKIHRPTLRALAYAKLMRTDTLEALTVNVDPAETKALREEWERRGIDVPLKVLDSPYREITRPVIEYVKSLRKESPRDAVSVIIPEYVVGHWYEHLLHNQSALRLKGRLLFTPGVMVTSVPYQLASSEAAKVRARRRQEWSAPGAVRRGPAGERPKEASAAKE, from the coding sequence GTGTCCAAACTGACCGACGTGCCCAAACGGATTCTGATCGGGCGCGCACTGCGCAGTGACCGGCTGGGCGAAACGCTCCTGCCGAAGCGCATCGCACTCCCCGTCTTCGCCTCCGACCCGCTGTCCTCCGTCGCCTACGCACCGGGCGAGGTCCTGCTGGTCCTGTCCATCGCGGGCGTGTCGGCGTACCACTTCAGCCCGTGGATCGCCGTCGCGGTCGTGGTCCTGATGTTCACCGTGGTCGCCTCCTACCGGCAGAACGTCCACGCCTACCCGAGCGGCGGCGGCGACTACGAGGTCGCCACGACCAACCTGGGCGACAAGGCGGGTCTGACGGTCGCCAGCGCCCTGCTCGTGGACTACGTCATGACGGTGGCCGTCTCGATCGCCTCCGGCATCGAGAACCTCGGCTCGGCCCTCCCCTTCGTGGTCCAGCACAAGGTGCTGTGCGCGGTCGCCGTGATCGTGCTGCTGACGCTGATGAACCTGCGGGGCGTGAAGGAGTCCGGGAAGCTCTTCGCGATCCCGACGTACGTGTTCGTCGGCGGCGTCTTCGTCATGATCGCGTGGGGCCTGGTCCGCGCCCTGGTCCTCGGGGACACCATGCGGGCCCCGAGCGCCGACTACCACATCAGGGCCGAGCACCAGGGCCTCGCGGGCTTCGCGCTGGTCTTCCTGCTGCTGCGGGCCTTCTCCTCCGGCTGTGCCGCGCTCACCGGCGTCGAGGCGATCTCCAACGGCGTCCCGGCCTTCCGCAAGCCCAAGTCGAAGAACGCGGCGACCACGCTGGCCCTCATGGGCCTGCTGGCCGTCACCATGTTCTGCGGCATCATCGGCTTCGCGGTGTCGACCAAGGTCCGCATGGCCGAGAACCCGGCCACCGACCTGATCAACCACGGCCACGCGCTGGGCTCCGGCTACGTCCAGAACCCGGTGATCTCCCAGGTCGCCGAGGCCGTCTTCGGCAAGGGCAGCTTCCTGTTCGTCGTCCTCGCGGCGGCGACGGCGCTGGTGCTGTTCCTCGCGGCCAACACGGCGTACAACGGCTTCCCGCTGCTCGGCTCGATCCTCGCCCAGGACCGCTACCTGCCGCGCCAGCTGCACACCCGCGGCGACCGGCTCGCCTTCTCCAACGGCATCGTGCTGCTCGCCGGCGCCGCGGCCCTGCTGACCGTCCTGTACGGCGCCGACTCCACGCGGCTGATCCAGCTGTACATCGTCGGTGTGTTCGTGTCCTTCACGCTCAGCCAGACCGGCATGGTCCGGCACTGGAACCGCCACCTCGCGGTCGAGCAGGACCAGTCCAAGCGCCGCCACATGATGCGCTCCCGCGCGATCAACGCGTTCGGCGCCTGCCTGACCGGCCTGGTGCTGGTCGTCGTGCTGGTCACCAAGTTCACGCACGGCGCCTGGGTGGCCGTCCTCGGCATGTGCATCTTCTACGCGACGATGACCGGGATCCGTAAGCACTACGACCGGGTCGCCGAGGAACTCGCCGCTCCGGACGACCCGGCCGACGACATGGTCCGGCCCTCGCGGGTGCACTCGGTGGTGCTCATCTCCAAGATCCACCGCCCCACCCTGCGCGCCCTGGCCTACGCCAAGCTGATGCGTACCGACACCCTCGAGGCGCTCACGGTCAACGTCGACCCGGCCGAGACCAAGGCGCTGCGCGAGGAGTGGGAGCGGCGCGGCATCGACGTGCCGCTGAAGGTCCTGGACTCCCCGTACCGCGAGATCACCCGCCCGGTGATCGAGTACGTCAAGAGCCTGCGCAAGGAGTCCCCGCGCGACGCCGTCTCGGTGATCATCCCCGAGTACGTCGTCGGCCACTGGTACGAGCACCTGCTGCACAACCAGAGCGCCCTGCGCCTGAAGGGCCGGCTGCTGTTCACGCCCGGCGTGATGGTCACCTCCGTGCCGTACCAGCTGGCGTCCTCCGAGGCGGCCAAGGTGCGGGCCCGCAGGCGGCAGGAGTGGAGCGCCCCGGGCGCCGTACGACGCGGTCCGGCGGGGGAGCGGCCGAAGGAGGCGTCGGCGGCGAAGGAGTGA